A section of the Polynucleobacter sp. AP-Sving-400A-A2 genome encodes:
- a CDS encoding arylesterase produces MQTQLLIANKFITGLFCLLMSICSWAQVKPVILVLGDSLSAEYGLPRGTGWVTLLEGELAKEKSPWSVFNASISGETSSGGLTRLPNLLSQKKPGIVLIELGANDALRGLPVNQTEANLRQMIQMSKKSGAKVLLCGIQIPSNYGQTYTKQFKQLYPQIANQERVELLPFFLEGVATKPELFQADRLHPNVEAQSIIFKNVWGSMAPYSNLLKKLP; encoded by the coding sequence ATGCAGACTCAGCTTTTAATCGCCAATAAATTCATTACAGGTCTATTTTGCCTCTTAATGAGTATTTGTTCTTGGGCTCAAGTAAAGCCGGTAATTCTGGTGTTAGGCGACAGTCTTTCGGCTGAATACGGTCTACCGCGTGGCACAGGCTGGGTAACACTGCTTGAGGGAGAGCTTGCAAAAGAGAAAAGTCCTTGGAGCGTATTTAATGCCAGCATTAGCGGTGAGACTAGCTCTGGTGGATTAACTCGCCTTCCTAACCTCTTGAGTCAGAAAAAACCAGGGATTGTCTTGATCGAGTTAGGCGCTAACGATGCCTTGCGTGGCTTACCTGTAAATCAAACTGAGGCTAATCTACGGCAGATGATTCAGATGAGTAAAAAATCAGGCGCCAAGGTTTTGCTGTGTGGCATTCAGATTCCCTCGAACTATGGCCAAACTTATACTAAGCAATTTAAACAGCTCTATCCTCAGATAGCGAATCAAGAGCGAGTGGAGTTGCTGCCCTTTTTCTTAGAGGGCGTTGCCACTAAACCAGAGTTATTTCAAGCGGATCGACTACATCCCAACGTAGAGGCGCAAAGCATTATCTTTAAAAACGTATGGGGCTCAATGGCCCCATACAGTAACTTGCTGAAAAAACTGCCCTAG
- a CDS encoding peptidylprolyl isomerase, protein MFDSVRKHQRILQFVLMLFIVPSFALFGISSYSGFMDKETDIVKVNGKPITAQEVDAAAKRQAERVGGNAQIAQSLPFRQAILNELLQQRILGFAVSDLRLQVGKQELVNSLQKIPQIRALYRQDGTFDDVRFKQLLASNGMNEEQFYAGQSFDLKIQQLVNSVARTELASPKLSEIVSSLYETERQVQTLQFNAKDYLAKVNPSAQELQAFYEANAKLFERPEYMDVEYIVLKADPKEDSKTFNEKADQFANITYDQSDSLKPAADKLKLSIQTQKDVTRGGAAGVSRDHPLANAKVIQSLYGDEALKNKRNTEAVQIAPGVFASARVVTLYPAQVLPYKDVAAEVKRQVSQVSAEKLAIAAASEKLAALEKDPQNVAGFSSATWISRNKPGSLVGPSMDQVMSVNEAKLPAIVSVTNPGVGSTIYRIDQVRQPSAVDAKVQKAQAQQIQALAAQSEFAGFMGYWRNGAGVKIINPLKQASAGSAGS, encoded by the coding sequence ATGTTTGATTCAGTACGTAAACACCAAAGAATTCTGCAGTTTGTTTTGATGTTGTTCATAGTGCCTTCTTTCGCCTTGTTCGGTATCTCAAGTTATTCCGGATTTATGGATAAAGAAACTGACATTGTGAAAGTTAACGGCAAGCCCATTACTGCACAAGAAGTTGATGCTGCTGCAAAACGTCAAGCTGAGCGCGTTGGTGGCAATGCGCAGATCGCTCAAAGCCTCCCTTTCCGTCAGGCGATCTTAAATGAGTTACTGCAACAACGAATTCTCGGTTTTGCGGTCAGCGACCTTCGCCTGCAAGTAGGCAAGCAAGAGCTAGTCAATAGCCTGCAAAAGATTCCACAGATTCGTGCCTTATATCGACAAGACGGTACATTTGATGATGTGCGTTTTAAACAGTTACTTGCTAGCAACGGCATGAATGAAGAGCAGTTTTATGCTGGCCAAAGTTTCGATTTAAAAATTCAGCAGCTAGTCAATTCAGTTGCACGTACAGAATTAGCTAGTCCAAAATTATCTGAAATTGTTTCATCCTTATATGAGACTGAAAGACAGGTTCAGACTTTGCAGTTCAACGCTAAAGATTATTTAGCTAAAGTAAATCCAAGCGCACAAGAGCTGCAGGCTTTCTATGAAGCCAATGCCAAGTTGTTTGAACGTCCTGAATATATGGATGTTGAATACATCGTGCTAAAGGCTGATCCGAAAGAGGATTCTAAGACTTTTAATGAAAAAGCAGATCAGTTTGCCAATATCACTTACGACCAGTCCGATAGCCTAAAACCGGCCGCAGACAAATTGAAGCTTAGTATCCAAACTCAGAAGGATGTTACTCGTGGTGGTGCAGCTGGTGTGTCTAGAGATCATCCTTTAGCTAATGCCAAAGTAATTCAGTCGCTCTATGGTGATGAGGCGCTGAAAAATAAGCGCAATACCGAGGCTGTTCAAATAGCGCCTGGGGTCTTTGCATCTGCTCGAGTTGTGACTTTATATCCAGCACAAGTTCTACCTTATAAAGATGTTGCGGCAGAAGTGAAACGCCAAGTGAGCCAAGTTTCTGCTGAGAAGCTGGCTATTGCTGCTGCTAGCGAAAAATTAGCTGCTCTTGAAAAGGACCCTCAGAATGTTGCCGGCTTCAGTAGCGCTACCTGGATTTCACGTAATAAGCCCGGAAGCTTAGTAGGCCCCTCCATGGATCAAGTCATGTCCGTAAATGAAGCTAAGCTACCAGCGATTGTTTCAGTTACCAATCCTGGTGTTGGCAGTACGATTTATCGGATTGATCAGGTTCGTCAACCATCAGCAGTTGATGCTAAGGTTCAAAAAGCGCAAGCACAACAGATCCAAGCATTGGCTGCGCAATCAGAGTTTGCAGGCTTTATGGGCTACTGGCGTAATGGTGCTGGCGTTAAGATCATTAACCCACTGAAGCAAGCAAGTGCTGGAAGCGCGGGAAGTTAA
- a CDS encoding ABC transporter ATP-binding protein, producing MNKQSNSIVADRVSKLVNTADGNLSILHDLSFQIEQGESVAIVGASGSGKSTLLSLLAGLDLPSAGQIDLMGQSLNLLDEGGRARLRGQFVGFVFQSFQLLPHLTALENVMLPLEIAGISQAKAQLSALEWLEKVGLTPRTNHFPKTLSGGEQQRVALARAFINKPAILFADEPTGSLDEASGNRVIELLFELNRENSSTLVLVTHDPALAARCGRQLSLHGGRLA from the coding sequence ATGAACAAACAGTCTAATTCCATTGTTGCCGATCGGGTAAGCAAGCTGGTTAACACGGCTGATGGCAACCTGAGTATTTTGCACGACCTGAGCTTTCAGATCGAGCAAGGCGAAAGCGTCGCCATTGTGGGGGCCTCGGGCTCTGGAAAAAGTACTTTATTAAGCCTACTGGCTGGACTAGACCTACCAAGCGCGGGACAAATTGACCTTATGGGGCAAAGCTTGAACTTGCTCGATGAGGGCGGCAGGGCACGTTTACGCGGTCAGTTTGTTGGCTTTGTTTTTCAATCATTTCAGCTCTTACCTCACCTGACCGCCCTAGAGAATGTGATGCTCCCGCTGGAGATTGCTGGGATATCCCAAGCTAAAGCTCAACTGTCCGCCCTAGAATGGCTAGAAAAAGTCGGCTTAACTCCGAGGACCAATCATTTTCCCAAAACTCTTTCTGGGGGAGAGCAGCAGCGTGTGGCACTAGCACGAGCCTTTATTAATAAGCCGGCTATTCTATTTGCTGACGAGCCTACCGGAAGCTTAGATGAGGCTAGCGGAAATAGGGTGATTGAGCTTCTTTTTGAGCTAAATCGGGAGAATTCCTCAACGCTTGTTTTGGTAACCCATGATCCAGCCTTGGCTGCTCGGTGTGGACGCCAATTGAGCCTGCATGGCGGACGATTGGCTTAA